AGAGGAGTGTTTGACAGCGAGTGAAGGTTTGAGATTCTGCAGCTTGACAAAAATTAGTACTTACCTGCAGTGATGCTTCCTGGTGGCGAGCCAGAACCTGCTCTCACAGCCGTAACACTGGGCTGCCAAGTGATCAGGGTACCAGCGGGTGACCTGCAACATATAGACCAGTCAGTTCACAGCTCTCATCTACAGACCAACAAACATCATCCGCCTTTTTTGAAATGAAGAAATATGAATTAATAACAAGTACCATCTCTGCTTTGAAAACTTTGTTCCCTCCATCCATGCTAAATATATTTAGGTCAGCATTTCTACTCACCTCAGTGTCCTGCTTGTCCACCTGCTCCCAGCTGGCCTCAGAAAAGAGCTCTGTGCTGCAGCGCGACAAACAGTTTGGGTCTTGGTTGAACTCCGAGTCTGTCATTGAGGTCTGCATGGAGGAAGACAAAGATGATCACAATCAAGCTCACTGTAACCAGCAAATGTTGCTGAGGCCATCAGGCCAAGATATTACTGTTACTAAAAACATCTCGGTAGTAAGCAGATCAGAGGTTCATTCAGCATGATGGTCAGACTTTTAGTATCTTACCACTTCGTCTCCCATGTCTCCATTGATTCTGTGAGAGCCGGGATGCTGTTGATTCTCCAGGCGGCTCCACAGTTCCTGCACCTGcttcttcagagtctccacctCCATCTGGTGTCCGGCCTCAATCTGCCTCAGCCTTTGCTGGATGGCATCTGTGTGAAGGGTCAGCCCGTCGTCATCCAAGTGGCTACGGGACGGCTGCTCCGGGCTGATGGCTACACGGCCATGCAGGGCATGGCACCACCGGTGCTGAGAGCAGCTGCCCCGCGGGTGGAGAATCAGGGAGTTGCAGCTTGCTAGGGATACCTGTCTACTCAGAGGGGCCCGTTCCCCGTTCCCTTTGGCCCAGTGAGGTCCTCCGCAGGGATCCCCATCTGTGCTGTCACCATTACAAAGCCCATCCCTGCTAAAGTCAGCACTCGGACACTGAAAGGCACTGACAGAGGGTCGCTTGCAGCCCCCATTTAAAGTTCTGATAAAGCTGTGCTCACCTGTCTCCAGCCCCTTCTCCTTTCTGGAGCAGGGGACCTGGCTCCTGCTGTCACTGCAGGGTTGCCGGTTCAGACAAACAGGCGGCTGTGCTGGAAGCTCCAGCCTGCTGCAGGCTTCCTCAGTTAAAGTCTCTGTGGAGCTCTCCATCAGGGAGGCCCTCTTATCCACCTGTTCCACTGGCTCAGACACACCATGGTCAGATTCAGAGTCTGGAGAGTTCTCCTCATCCATGCCTGGCTCTTCAGGTGACCTGTCCACAAAGCCATTAGTTATAGTTCTATGGGCTGCAGGCTGCTCTGGCTCACCTGAGCCAGACTCACTGGGTCCATGTGCAAGCTCCTCTTGTACAGAAGAGTTCTCTACATTCTGCTTCACTACATCTTCTGATTTCTGAGTCTcctcagctgcctgttgatcCAGTTCATCTTCCTTCTGTGTGGGCAGAGTGGGTGAGTCACCATCGTCCTCATTTTCTGGATGGTGACCATTCGTAAATATTTCTCTCTGGATCTCAGTCCCATTGGCATTTGCCAACTGATGCTCCTCCTCAACTTTTGCTTCCATCTCCATCTCTGTGTCACCAGCAGAGACAACATGAGCGAAAGTAGCACTTCCCTCTCTCTGAGCATCGGCTCCTGCCTCTTCCTTCGTGGCTTCCTGAAGAATGTTCTCCATTTGGCCCTCGGCCACACCCACCGCCACAGAGAGCTCCGcctcctctgcttcctctccTGCAGGATTCATAGAAGCCTCCTGTCTGAGTTCAGCCTGCAAGCCCTGGGACTGTGGGCTGTCATCCAGTTCAGAGTCTGGTTCATCTGGATAAGGCCCGACTCCATTAGGCTGCGCCTCCTGATCCTGGTTCCCCCCTCCCTCGGGCCCCACTGCCATGTTGAGCTCCAGAGAGCGTCGGTGGTCCTGCCACTTCTCATTGAGGCTCGGGTCACTGGAGCGGCGGTTGGGAGCCAGCGAGCTTCCCAGCTCACATGCACTGGGCAAGTTGTCAAAAGAGCGAGTCTTCGTACGTCTGCACAGGAAATGAGAGAACAATTATGCACAGAAACAGTATTTCGACACTCAACAATGACTcagcatgtttgacaccctgtGATTGAATTTGAAGCTATACACATAattacaaaatgtttagttcaCAAGTCAATCCTGTCAGCTtcatcaaaacaagaaaaatgcaacacaaacataATGAAAGAGAAGCATTcagattttgtctctttaactCAGCTAGACATCATAAACTTTGTCAACATTAACTTCCTGTTGCTCCCTCATGTTATGACTGTCATGAGACTCGAGATAAGCAGAGCATAAAACAGCCATCTGTGAGTGTGAAGGCTTGAGCAGACTAAAGTGTCAAAGCAGAGGAGTTGAAAGGCTGGACCCCTCTGGCTGTTGGAGTCTTGACCTGTGTTTATCTtacatgggggggggggggtgtcgGGTGCCAGCACGCCAGGCTCACCTGCCCAGGGGCGCATCTTCTGGATTTGCACCAGGCACAGGGTAGGGGGCACAGGAGTCATCGGAAGGAGTTGTGGGGGAGGAACTGGGCAAATAGACCGCTGTCCACAGCATCAGGTTCCGTACGTGACATACTGGGTGGAGTACCTGCAACAAGAGCTGCAAACTTAACCCTAGATACAATCAAAGATGGGAAAATTACAAGCAATAGCAACAAAATTTCCTGGAAGCAaatttgtaaagtgtaaatttcaaaagaataaaactacaacaaattGCTAAAGGGTAGTTTGAGTAAGATTTGACAGTAcagagtttttttctcttgagcTAGGAAGAGAATATTTatggtacaaaaaaaatgcaaacacaaagcaacagtaaccacaaaaatgcaatcCGCAGAAGGGTGTGAAAAGGACCTTCAAATCAAGTTGTAAATTACAACACTTAGCAATATATCTAAAGAAACCTTGTGAAATATATGTCCTTCCTACATTGCAACTGAGGACATGCTGTCTGGAATATAAAGTAATTCAGGCCAAAGGAAGGCCACGGTTTCAGGCTGGACAAAATCATTAATAAACTTCTTTCAATGCTTAGCCATGCTTGGCTTTATTcagctttgttaaaaaaaaaaaacaaatttaatttaTGCTTCAGAAATTGTTAACTGCTTTAAAGTTTaggcattttaaatttaaaatctgaACAACTAGCAGTGCTCTGCTTCCTAATGACTAAAGGAGCATGACAGACGTACGATCTCGGAGTGGGAGGAGTACAACATGTTCCTCAGTGTGCGGTTGGCTGGTCTGAGCAGTGACCAGACTGAGCAGGTCCTCTCCTGAACATGGCGATCCTCTCTCTCCTTACCACTGTTACACAGGAAGGTGCCGAACAGACAGGAGTAGGTGTGCTGCACCAGTTTCacctgtgaaaacacacacacacactctaacatgTACAGGCTTGTATACAAGTTTCAGGCATGATAAGAGCAGAGATGAAAAGAAGTTTCCTCGTTTGACTTCTGAACACACCCATGAGGTCTCAAAACCGGGAACTGAACGTGAATACACTTAAATGAGAGGTGTGTCCTTTCCACTTCTGTACATGAAAACCCTCTGAAGTGCCAACTCTAAGGATGTGAGCACAATCACACTTCAACCACCAAAATTATACATACCAGGAAGGCCTCATTAAACTCAAAGGAGCATGGGAATTGCCTCTGCAGCTGGTGAACACAGTCCAGCCACTGCAGGAAGACAGGGCAACGTTCGTTTAGATCCTCTGAGTTTTCCCCGTGGCCACAGCGGTCAGCAAATTTATGGCCAAAGTCAAGCCATTCTGTCTCCACCAAAACCTGGAAGCCCtgcaaaaagacattttaagatCTCAGATTCAATCAAATCCTTAAATTATAGCTGCtgccccccccccaaaaaaaaaaaagtctgttctGTACCTCAATAGTGCGATAGTAAGGGTCCAACAGTAGCTTGGACAAAGCAACAATCTGAGGTGTGCGGTCCCAGCCGTCAGAGCAGTGCACCAGAACGGGTCTGTGGTCCCGGTCCACAGCGTTGACCACCAGCAGAGCCGCCTTCAGCAGCAGGGACAGGTGCTGTAGCCACTTGGTGCTCTCCAGTGCAGAAAGCCAGCTGCAAACAGCAATAGCAATAGAACAAAAACATCAGAGGATTTATACatgtcaaacacaaaatgataatacACATTATATGAGGACCAGCATATATCATGGAGCATCCACATATCATAGCTCTGATCAAAGGATGACCAACTTAAGGGAACACAAAGGGCAAAAATCCTATGAAGTTACTCAAGTTATCAATAAGCTGATCATGCAACCCTTTCTAATCATTTGCATTGATTTCAAAGTGTacattgtgtttaaaaaatagtGGCTACAACCAACCACTTCAAGTAAGCATGCTCTGCTAAACCAAGTGCGCATGACCTACACAGCACCAAACAATAAAGATGCAAAGGTAACAGCTAGCAGGTAAAATGCTACAGATGCTCTCCATCAACTCTTGAGATCAAAACAGAGCTAAAGAAGAACAAATATTAGACATTTTTGTCAACTGCAGTACTACAAATGAATGACAGTGTATCTATCAGCTGGATATGAAAGCTGGCAACTGATTGCTAACACATTTACAATACCTGTACAAGCTGGAGATATGGTGGCAGTTGTgttgtttgggtgtttttctgCCTCATAGTGGCTAAAATGAATAATGCAGCTATAAAttccttgtgtttttgtaaagttCAGCAAATTACTGTTTGGTGAAGGGTCACGTAAttctttaaaacattatatGACCAGTGGGTTACATGCATACATTCTGACCTACATCAGTTATGAGTAAATATTttacttgtcttatcttatctgGGTTGTTATTCTAAGTACTGTGTGATTTTTATTGTCTATAAACTTGGAGCGTCTGTAACCATGACAGACGAGCCTTTGATACAGTTTTGACTTTCAAATGTTGACGCTTACAAGTCTGTCAGCAGCCATGCTTTGCACTCTCATACAAATTACATTAAGGTTCTTAATAATTACAAATTGTTGTAATATGCTGTTTTtagcaaaaatacaataaagtcTGTGCCAAGGCCCCAAGTAATAGTCAAATAAAGAAGCCCACAAACATAAATGTGCACACACTGTATGACCCAAATAAACATGTTGGGCTGGGATCCAGAGTGAGgtggattttttcttttccaaggttttttttttggtcttttattctttattggataggtgcagtggagacagacaggaaaggagggagaagagttgggggaagacatgcagcaaaggctGAGCCATTGAGCTATCCGGGCGCCCGTGAGGAGGATTTTTTgaagtctgtttttgtcttctgaTTTGATCTTCTAACTACATTCAACAATGTACGCTTAAGCCAGCACGATTCAATTACAAATCATTGTAGCATCAGGTTTTGGAGTGCAGATGGAAAGAGATCCTCTACTTGGGGTTGGGCCAGGCTTTCTAAATCAGGCACAGATGTATGGCCAAGGCCAAAACACAGCTGTGATTACTAGTTATCTCCAGTTACTACGGCAAAGCTTGGGAGCTTTGAGTTTAATAATTTTAGCCTGCAGGGTTTCAGAGTTATAACTAGGGAGGCACTGCTGGAGGCATCAAAAAACATACTTGGCTGGATCAGGCATCTGAGTGCAGAGGAAACGCAGAGACTGGAAACTCTTgcggatggagtggatgttcgcCATTCCCATGAATACCACCTCACAGTTGGGATAGTACTCTGGTACAGGAGGACAACAATTgtgaaaaaattgacaaaacaaaaactggtgGTGGGTTTTAAATTTAGCACTGAGAACAATCACATTTGCAGTGTACTGAGCTCCTGAATTCACAGCACACATCGACCTAATTCTGCTTGTAACCAGAAACTGAGTGGACAAGTGCTACCTGGGCATTCACAGCCTCCTCCCTTGGCCCTGTTAGCCACAGCAGCAGCGTAGGACCTGGCATCCAGAATCAGTAACTTGTGGGGCTGGATGGCCAGTGTCTCCACCTCTGAGCTGTTGGTCATGGAGGATTCTGACAGAGagacatacaaaaaaaagctacaaCTCAGAATATATGGAAAACTTGCCCTGGAGGTTTTGTTGAGATCATTATTATgatcaaaaactgcaaataaatatgataaataatgTGAGTAAGATGCATTGAGGCACATCATGAAAGCAACATACCATCAACATTTAACGAACGAGGTTACTatgtctgtgtatttgtgtaagCCTGCTGTTTCAGACATGTCCTAACAGGTCAGATTGCAAAACACTGTCTGCTGCAAATTCATGTAGATAGCCAAACCTCAAAGTGGAAATGTCTGTGCACAGTGGTAGGTGTGCATTCAGCTGGaagcgtgtgtttgtgtgtgagcatATACACCAAGTAACTGAGTGAAGCAGCCTGCCATCTCTTACCAAAATCAGTATCAGGAAGGTCAGAGCCATTGGTGTAGTTGCCGTTGGAGAGATGTTTGCGGGAGCTGCTGTCCACAGCACAGGCCTTGGCAATGGACTGGACCAGGTGTTCATCATCGGCATTCCTCCAGCCCCACCAGCTGACCTCTGGCTGGCCACAGCGGGCGATAACAGCCCCTGTGCTCAGGTGCCTATGTGAGAATCAACCAGGCAGAAGTTAGCCAGAGCGCCACATTATTAGCCCACCGTGTTTTGAAGAGTcaatgctgtttattttatctgggctctaatcttaCTATTGGAAGAAAATGGAATTCACTGCTATCTACAGTACATGCCCTACAGTAAAGCAGAGATACAGCCTATGTTCTAGAGAAGAGACAACACATCAGTTATTCATTTCTCTTGCAcattataatattattaattatcaaTTACTCTggaataacattaaaaaaattgtgaaactgGTCATCGCAATTTGTTGAGGTCACAATTCACAAACTGCCTCTAAGTATTTAGCTTACTATTATATTAAGCAGGCCAGCACATATTCTAATTTAAGAGGCTGGCACATGTGAATTTTACTTTGTGCTTAGAAAACATGTAACATACATATGGgtgaaagacttttttttaaatatctgagCCCTGGACCCCACAGTGAGTGGATCTGGTGACCCCGTTATGTTGTGGGGAGCACTGgtggtttgggtccacttgcTCACTGAGAGCGAAAAGTCATTGCAAATCAGTATAAATTTGCTCTGAATGCTCACCTTTATCCTATGATAAAatatttctatcctgatgggagtgCTTTCTCTGATCCACAGGGCATGAGGGCTCACTGAATGGTTTTATGAGTATGAACATGATGTGACTTATATGCTATGACTTCCCCAGTAAATAGATTTTAACCCACACCAAATGAcggaatatcttttggaagaatgttGGTCATCCCTCCAGCAAAGTTCAAAGGACTTCCAAGAATCAATGCCAAAGTACACTGTGCTGATTTGGTGCCATGTGCTGACCTAACATCTTATTTAGAATATATGATGGCTCCTCCGCTAATTTGTCATCTGTCTATATATCAAAACTGTTTGAGattgatttgttaaaaaaataaaatatttaaccagtcatttagtgtctcaaataatcaaataaaacatcTAATAATGAAATGTGGTTCTGTAGAACTGCTCACAACTTATCTGATCTCTAAAGCTTCAAAATCATaccttgtttcattttcataagCCAAAAAGATTGGAAACCAGTGGCTTAAGCAATTTTATAGCCATTGGGAAAACCATTGTCATATATTTATTTCAGGTGCTGTGACGCTCTCAACTAGCATACAAAGTTGGCATTTTTGGTTAGAGTAGTTTTCCAAAATGAAAGATCAAAGCAACACAAGAACCACAACCCGACTTGAGTTAAGTCTTAATATGAGTTAAGTcagtgaaaaaaagagaggataGAAGTGCATTTAGTAAATTTCCTTGACATACTTTGCATTTCTGAATGGCATTGAACAAGTTAACGGTCTGgtttggaaaaaacaaacaccaaccTATAAACCACAGCAGGAAACCTCTTCCAGGAGCGGAAGGCTGCCACATTTTCCAGCTCCTTGTCAGTGATCCAGGCTGGCACGAGGAGTTGCTGAGGATAGCTAGGGCAAAGCCTGGCAGGGTGAAGGGGCAGAGAGAGCAAAGTTAAACAAGGAGAAAAAGCACCAAAGAGCTGTGATGGCTCAACAAAAGTCTCTGTCTACAGACACCTAATCCTGGACTAGCCCCTTATCTGCCCAGGGCGCAGCACCAATGGAGTACAATAACACAACCACCCGGTGTCTAATGCGTACACTGACTTGTGATGTTCGCCAATGAAAGCAAAGGACGGATCCATCTTCTAGCTGGGAGTGAGGGGAATCAACACAGCTGCGCTTTTACCTGAACTTGCTGTTGATGTCAGATATCCTCCAGGCGTTTTGAGTGTCAAAGCCCATCCTCTCCACTTCGTTCTTGAACCATGAAGTCACATGTTCACCTACAGAGAAATCAGAGATGTCCGATAAGACCAGAGTGGAGAAGAGATTCTGTTGGGGTTATGTGAGGACATGTAGGAGACAGTAGGGTACCTGGTCTGCACAGCTCGCCATGTTGCTCCTTCTCACCAGCATACACCTCCATGCACCAGGCGTGAAAGGCAAAAGAGAAGAGGTCTTCCAAGCGAGAGGGAGGGCGCACTGCCACATTCAGGCGTTTCAACCATTCCTGACACTGCTCAAAGGTGGAGAACTGACACCTGGGATCAAAAGTAAAGGCCAAAATTAAAGTCAGTGGgtactaaaaacaaacaaaaaaaatgaaacaagtaaAAGTTTACTGGAAGTGTTTCTATCACTATTTTGCGTACTTGAGTAGCGTTGATACATCCTGGGCTAAGAACAACCCAAGACATTTGTGATTGGCTTGAAGAACTAAGAAACAAGCCAGAACATTTTCCCCCATAGCAGAATGATGTTGAGGTGCAGCCAAACCATTCTCCAGAACTGACACAGCGCTGAAGACATAGGACTGGCTAGTCAAGATTATAGAAACCTTAAACCTGGTGTCTAGACTCCAATGGGAAAATTCCAAATTAACTGTGTAGCTTTTTGACTGTTGCTGTTactcattgttttctgtaacatcAAAAGGTTTGCAGAGAACATCACACGTTTTCcacatttacatgaaaaaacATGACTTTAAATCAAGTTTCATACAAACCATATATAACAAGGAGAAATTGTTTCACTGATCATACCTGACAACTTTGCAGTCCTTACAGGTGACGTGAAGCTGGAACATATCCCGACACTCCACACTCTCAATGAGCTGAAGAGGGACCTGCGGAGCAAAAGAGAGAAAGCACGAAACCCACATCCACTTAAACTCtgataacacatttaaatatgcatCTCAGGTGTTCTCACATAGAATGTAATACATGCTCAACAAAGTACGTGTTGTAAAATTAATCCACAGTTTACCAACCGAACACATGCAGTCAGTAGTGTGGTAGACTTCAACTGACAATCCATTTAGTAAATTAGTAGTGGTCTACACAGTAATGCCATCATGTCAGGAATCAGCTGCATGTGCTGCAACATCATGTttaatttaagtatttaattgcATAAAACAAAACCATTATTCAGCATGATGCTAAAAATATACAAGTCACAGATTACTAGTCCAGGTGCATTTCCATTAATTTTCACATCACATCTCCCCCTGCTCTGTAAATATGCATAATCCTCTTAACTCTGTGTATGGGAGCACAAAAAGACTCAATATTAGATCCTAAAGAACTTGTATCTGCACGTCCGTTTTGGCCCAGAGCTATAGTCTTATCTTTTATATAAGCAAATACCATCCAAAGCACAAAACTGTCATGTGCTTATGACTTAAGAGCATACTTGGAATACTGCAGGAAATACCTGTGCTGCTTTTGACTAAGCTCTGTTAATTAGTTAAGAGCACTTTTCAGCTGTGCAGTGGGCTTCTGTTAAAGGTGTGGCTAAAGCTGATGTTCACACACAGTCTTGAGCCATGCAAAATCATCAGCCAGTCATCAGCAGGTCAAGCTCCCAACACGAGCACAATGACAAGGATACAACAGTAAGAAGATTTTGTTGGTGTATTAAGAGGTTGGCAGCTTGAACGCTGTGTgtgggcagattttttttcctcacaaacatattttttactgtgtCTACTCTACTCCAGCACCTCGTGTTTAACAGGATGAACAAGCATGATATTACTCTTCGAGGCACCAGCTGGTTAACAGACAGGCATACACAAAATTATACAGTTAAGTCAACTTTTCCACGCCATGCAGCTCTGCTGGGTACTTACTGACACCTCACAACAACAACTCTatccaaaagaaaacagagagaacaaCAATGAAAGTGATTCATGTCAATTTGTGACGGTATTCTGTCTTTGCACGGCTGCTATCTCCACACATTCCGGATGTTGGTGCATCGTGCTGCCACAACTTAATTCCTGCCCTCCAATCTACATCCCCAATCTGGCCACCATCAAAATACCTGGGCTGCTTATTAAGAGCCTCTCGCTCTCTCCCAGCACCTCCCACCCCTGATTTGTGAGATTTGGCAGCCCTGCCATGTGATGCAGGTGCCTtgtccaaatatatatataggagAAGGTTGGCTCTGTCTGACATGAGCATAAGGAAATGGTGTGTGAGCCAGGAACCAGAGCGTCGCTGAGCCCCAATTAACTCCTGCAACACATGACAAGCATCCAGTTGCAATTTGGAACAAACACTCAGATGGATGCTCACACCAGAGCCACTGTATAAGCACTATGCAGATGAAAGACTGATGAATTAAGCAATGACTCAAGTACCTCTGGTAAGAAATTCGCtaatataaactgtaaaaatctggGAAAATCAGGATTTAATCAGGACCTAAACTtgtttttaagcaatttttagtttagttgttttggatGATCGGAGCAAAAGACATAAACTGAAGCTAAATATTTAGCTATATTTTGTATAGATAAGGCTGACAATATACTACATATTTGGGACTGTAAACAAATCTAgttcaaaaaggaaaatgagCAATGCAATGATGCAGACTGCCACAGCCTCTcaactagggctgcaacaacgaatcgataaaatcgataataatcgattattaaaagcgttggcaacgaatttcattatcgattcgttgtgtcaCGCGATTCGTGGGTCACTCGCCATGTCGCAGAGCGTCTACTTCACCggcagagctttgtcaatgctggctgactgaaataaagtttgtttttttaaaataactccacctgtagagcgagttgaacagagtgaggtggcggcaaagcgaaagtaaattcagagtaattttaaccaaacatgaccgacacggagaaaacagtCAGACCGAAATCCTGAaaagtgtggcagcatttcacgcttcaaaaaacatgcgtaacatgcaagctttacaaaagtgatatgatgtacgggag
Above is a genomic segment from Amphiprion ocellaris isolate individual 3 ecotype Okinawa chromosome 6, ASM2253959v1, whole genome shotgun sequence containing:
- the mtmr3 gene encoding myotubularin-related protein 3 isoform X2, whose product is MEEEGQQSLECIQANQIFPKKSPVLEEENMQVPFPELHGEFTEYVGRAEDAIIAMSNYRLHIKFKESVVNVPLQLIESVECRDMFQLHVTCKDCKVVRCQFSTFEQCQEWLKRLNVAVRPPSRLEDLFSFAFHAWCMEVYAGEKEQHGELCRPGEHVTSWFKNEVERMGFDTQNAWRISDINSKFRLCPSYPQQLLVPAWITDKELENVAAFRSWKRFPAVVYRHLSTGAVIARCGQPEVSWWGWRNADDEHLVQSIAKACAVDSSSRKHLSNGNYTNGSDLPDTDFESSMTNSSEVETLAIQPHKLLILDARSYAAAVANRAKGGGCECPEYYPNCEVVFMGMANIHSIRKSFQSLRFLCTQMPDPANWLSALESTKWLQHLSLLLKAALLVVNAVDRDHRPVLVHCSDGWDRTPQIVALSKLLLDPYYRTIEGFQVLVETEWLDFGHKFADRCGHGENSEDLNERCPVFLQWLDCVHQLQRQFPCSFEFNEAFLVKLVQHTYSCLFGTFLCNSGKEREDRHVQERTCSVWSLLRPANRTLRNMLYSSHSEIVLHPVCHVRNLMLWTAVYLPSSSPTTPSDDSCAPYPVPGANPEDAPLGRRTKTRSFDNLPSACELGSSLAPNRRSSDPSLNEKWQDHRRSLELNMAVGPEGGGNQDQEAQPNGVGPYPDEPDSELDDSPQSQGLQAELRQEASMNPAGEEAEEAELSVAVGVAEGQMENILQEATKEEAGADAQREGSATFAHVVSAGDTEMEMEAKVEEEHQLANANGTEIQREIFTNGHHPENEDDGDSPTLPTQKEDELDQQAAEETQKSEDVVKQNVENSSVQEELAHGPSESGSGEPEQPAAHRTITNGFVDRSPEEPGMDEENSPDSESDHGVSEPVEQVDKRASLMESSTETLTEEACSRLELPAQPPVCLNRQPCSDSRSQVPCSRKEKGLETGEHSFIRTLNGGCKRPSVSAFQCPSADFSRDGLCNGDSTDGDPCGGPHWAKGNGERAPLSRQVSLASCNSLILHPRGSCSQHRWCHALHGRVAISPEQPSRSHLDDDGLTLHTDAIQQRLRQIEAGHQMEVETLKKQVQELWSRLENQQHPGSHRINGDMGDEVTSMTDSEFNQDPNCLSRCSTELFSEASWEQVDKQDTEVTRWYPDHLAAQCYGCESRFWLATRKHHCSGREPVQEVWNCGNVFCASCCDQKIPVPSQQLFEPSRVCKTCYGSLQLSSAPLDLELEKPITASSN
- the mtmr3 gene encoding myotubularin-related protein 3 isoform X5, which encodes MEEEGQQSLECIQANQIFPKKSPVLEEENMQVPFPELHGEFTEYVGRAEDAIIAMSNYRLHIKFKESVVNVPLQLIESVECRDMFQLHVTCKDCKVVRCQFSTFEQCQEWLKRLNVAVRPPSRLEDLFSFAFHAWCMEVYAGEKEQHGELCRPGEHVTSWFKNEVERMGFDTQNAWRISDINSKFRLCPSYPQQLLVPAWITDKELENVAAFRSWKRFPAVVYRHLSTGAVIARCGQPEVSWWGWRNADDEHLVQSIAKACAVDSSSRKHLSNGNYTNGSDLPDTDFESSMTNSSEVETLAIQPHKLLILDARSYAAAVANRAKGGGCECPEYYPNCEVVFMGMANIHSIRKSFQSLRFLCTQMPDPANWLSALESTKWLQHLSLLLKAALLVVNAVDRDHRPVLVHCSDGWDRTPQIVALSKLLLDPYYRTIEGFQVLVETEWLDFGHKFADRCGHGENSEDLNERCPVFLQWLDCVHQLQRQFPCSFEFNEAFLVKLVQHTYSCLFGTFLCNSGKEREDRHVQERTCSVWSLLRPANRTLRNMLYSSHSEIVLHPVCHVRNLMLWTAVYLPSSSPTTPSDDSCAPYPVPGANPEDAPLGRRTKTRSFDNLPSACELGSSLAPNRRSSDPSLNEKWQDHRRSLELNMAVGPEGGGNQDQEAQPNGVGPYPDEPDSELDDSPQSQGLQAELRQEASMNPAGEEAEEAELSVAVGVAEGQMENILQEATKEEAGADAQREGSATFAHVVSAGDTEMEMEAKVEEEHQLANANGTEIQREIFTNGHHPENEDDGDSPTLPTQKEDELDQQAAEETQKSEDVVKQNVENSSVQEELAHGPSESGSGEPEQPAAHRTITNGFVDRSPEEPGMDEENSPDSESDHGVSEPVEQVDKRASLMESSTETLTEEACSRLELPAQPPVCLNRQPCSDSRSQVPCSRKEKGLETGEHSFIRTLNGGCKRPSVSAFQCPSADFSRDGLCNGDSTDGDPCGGPHWAKGNGERAPLSRQVSLASCNSLILHPRGSCSQHRWCHALHGRVAISPEQPSRSHLDDDGLTLHTDAIQQRLRQIEAGHQMEVETLKKQVQELWSRLENQQHPGSHRINGDMGDEVTSMTDSEFNQDPNCLSRCSTELFSEASWEQVDKQDTEVTRWYPDHLAAQCYGCESRFWLATRKHHCRNCGNVFCASCCDQKIPVPSQQLFEPSRVCKTCYGSLQLSSAPLDLELEKPITASSN
- the mtmr3 gene encoding myotubularin-related protein 3 isoform X3, with translation MEEEGQQSLECIQANQIFPKKSPVLEEENMQVPFPELHGEFTEYVGRAEDAIIAMSNYRLHIKFKESVVNSCCCEVSVPLQLIESVECRDMFQLHVTCKDCKVVRCQFSTFEQCQEWLKRLNVAVRPPSRLEDLFSFAFHAWCMEVYAGEKEQHGELCRPGEHVTSWFKNEVERMGFDTQNAWRISDINSKFRLCPSYPQQLLVPAWITDKELENVAAFRSWKRFPAVVYRHLSTGAVIARCGQPEVSWWGWRNADDEHLVQSIAKACAVDSSSRKHLSNGNYTNGSDLPDTDFESSMTNSSEVETLAIQPHKLLILDARSYAAAVANRAKGGGCECPEYYPNCEVVFMGMANIHSIRKSFQSLRFLCTQMPDPANWLSALESTKWLQHLSLLLKAALLVVNAVDRDHRPVLVHCSDGWDRTPQIVALSKLLLDPYYRTIEGFQVLVETEWLDFGHKFADRCGHGENSEDLNERCPVFLQWLDCVHQLQRQFPCSFEFNEAFLVKLVQHTYSCLFGTFLCNSGKEREDRHVQERTCSVWSLLRPANRTLRNMLYSSHSEIVLHPVCHVRNLMLWTAVYLPSSSPTTPSDDSCAPYPVPGANPEDAPLGRRTKTRSFDNLPSACELGSSLAPNRRSSDPSLNEKWQDHRRSLELNMAVGPEGGGNQDQEAQPNGVGPYPDEPDSELDDSPQSQGLQAELRQEASMNPAGEEAEEAELSVAVGVAEGQMENILQEATKEEAGADAQREGSATFAHVVSAGDTEMEMEAKVEEEHQLANANGTEIQREIFTNGHHPENEDDGDSPTLPTQKEDELDQQAAEETQKSEDVVKQNVENSSVQEELAHGPSESGSGEPEQPAAHRTITNGFVDRSPEEPGMDEENSPDSESDHGVSEPVEQVDKRASLMESSTETLTEEACSRLELPAQPPVCLNRQPCSDSRSQVPCSRKEKGLETGEHSFIRTLNGGCKRPSVSAFQCPSADFSRDGLCNGDSTDGDPCGGPHWAKGNGERAPLSRQVSLASCNSLILHPRGSCSQHRWCHALHGRVAISPEQPSRSHLDDDGLTLHTDAIQQRLRQIEAGHQMEVETLKKQVQELWSRLENQQHPGSHRINGDMGDEVTSMTDSEFNQDPNCLSRCSTELFSEASWEQVDKQDTEVTRWYPDHLAAQCYGCESRFWLATRKHHCRNCGNVFCASCCDQKIPVPSQQLFEPSRVCKTCYGSLQLSSAPLDLELEKPITASSN